The proteins below come from a single Streptomyces sp. B3I8 genomic window:
- a CDS encoding class I adenylate-forming enzyme family protein, with product MLHTLLSRVTRGNGFYIGDIFHAAARRDATTQITLDRPPQYAPDRGTHFTVGQLADQIDELAARLWAVGVRPTERVALYKSDDFDIALLACAAARIGAVPALLSPALDGAVAHELLVRLEKPWLLTDGDTLAGKLRGVPLADDVRQVLLSAGTAPPDLVAETADRTVEPIALAEYADAPVPEPVFLHPRQPSLITHSSGTTGIPKLAVHCPEAGWHRLVPQRVVSWPIRGKETAALCMTFVHSRFYQGLAMFLSHGNPMVIAVDPHPDKIGPLFVRTRPGYIETHPNTYIDWEELDHAPGAPLSSVRVFGATFDAMHPRTIQRMLAASRHRRPVFVQFYGQSEIGPMAGRWYTRRTAHKADGRCVGLPLPGFVSLRVVDDSGRRLGPGRSGHLEVRSRTRILTYLGEDERFRSELRDGWWRVGDTGYLDRRGLLHLMDREVDRIDAVDSSLAVEDLLMGRLEELREVVIVADPRGEPVPVVATRGEAPLDESRWRRATVDLPPMSAFRQLRFDDLPRTSTRKIQRSELARRLWEEHPPPGGMRAVPDTTKGA from the coding sequence GTGCTGCACACGCTGTTGAGCCGGGTCACCCGCGGGAACGGCTTCTACATCGGCGACATCTTCCACGCCGCCGCGCGCCGGGACGCCACGACACAGATCACGCTGGACCGCCCGCCGCAGTACGCGCCGGACCGGGGAACGCACTTCACCGTCGGCCAACTGGCCGATCAGATAGATGAGCTGGCGGCCCGCCTCTGGGCGGTGGGAGTCCGGCCCACCGAACGGGTGGCGCTGTACAAGAGCGACGACTTCGACATCGCCCTGCTCGCCTGCGCCGCCGCGCGGATCGGCGCCGTACCCGCGCTGCTGTCACCTGCCCTGGACGGCGCGGTCGCGCACGAACTGCTCGTCCGGCTCGAGAAGCCGTGGCTGCTGACCGACGGCGACACCCTCGCGGGCAAGCTGCGCGGCGTGCCCCTGGCCGACGACGTACGCCAGGTCCTGCTGTCCGCCGGGACGGCTCCCCCCGACCTCGTCGCGGAAACCGCCGACCGGACCGTCGAGCCGATCGCGCTCGCCGAGTACGCGGATGCCCCCGTACCCGAGCCGGTCTTCCTCCACCCGCGCCAGCCGTCACTGATCACACACAGCTCCGGTACGACCGGCATCCCGAAGCTTGCCGTGCACTGCCCCGAGGCCGGCTGGCACCGGCTCGTTCCGCAGCGGGTGGTCTCCTGGCCCATCCGGGGGAAGGAGACGGCCGCGCTGTGCATGACGTTCGTGCACTCCCGCTTCTACCAGGGGCTCGCCATGTTCCTCAGCCACGGCAACCCGATGGTGATCGCCGTGGATCCGCACCCCGACAAGATCGGCCCGCTGTTCGTCCGGACCCGCCCCGGATACATCGAGACTCATCCCAACACCTACATCGACTGGGAGGAGCTCGACCACGCGCCCGGCGCTCCCCTGTCCAGCGTCCGCGTCTTCGGTGCCACGTTCGACGCGATGCACCCGCGCACCATCCAGCGGATGCTCGCCGCCTCACGGCACCGGCGACCGGTCTTCGTCCAGTTCTACGGACAGTCGGAGATCGGTCCCATGGCCGGCCGCTGGTACACACGCCGCACCGCCCACAAGGCCGACGGCCGCTGCGTCGGGCTTCCGCTGCCCGGCTTCGTCTCCCTGCGCGTCGTCGACGACTCGGGCCGACGGCTCGGACCCGGACGGAGCGGCCACCTCGAAGTGCGCAGCCGCACCCGGATCCTCACCTACCTGGGCGAGGACGAGCGGTTCCGGAGCGAACTGCGCGACGGCTGGTGGCGGGTCGGTGACACGGGCTACCTCGACCGCCGGGGGCTGCTGCACCTGATGGACCGCGAGGTGGACCGGATCGATGCCGTGGACAGCAGCCTCGCGGTCGAGGACCTCCTGATGGGCCGCCTCGAAGAGCTGCGGGAAGTGGTGATCGTGGCGGACCCGCGGGGCGAGCCGGTCCCGGTCGTGGCCACCAGGGGCGAAGCGCCCCTCGACGAGAGCCGGTGGCGGCGGGCGACCGTCGACCTGCCCCCGATGAGCGCCTTCCGCCAACTCCGGTTCGACGACCTGCCGCGCACCTCGACCCGGAAGATACAACGTTCCGAACTCGCCCGACGGCTGTGGGAGGAGCACCCGCCCCCCGGCGGGATGCGCGCGGTGCCGGACACTACGAAGGGGGCCTGA
- a CDS encoding FAD-dependent monooxygenase: MAPSKAQVAIVGGGVAGLVTATLLHGHGMDVRLFERTPVWGAVGAGIQLSPNGVRVLHRLGLADALARTAVRAGAVETRRWDDGSPISRVPHGTLCDERFGAPYYLIHRADLQRCLVSAVPEGIVELGRGCTRLVQRPDTVELHLTDGSVTTADLVIGADGVHSVVRRAVVDDAPRHSGYSVHRGLVPAEVVPSFAHDPRVMFWLGPGRHVTYYPVAGGDTVHFSAVGADPDTPSGSSSAPGAVEDLDAAFAGWHEEVRRVVTAATSVTRWNLFDRDMADRYATGRVVLLGDAAHPTLPYLSQGANQALEDAEVLARCLKEARPGDLTGAVRRYERLRMPRTADVHRRARALGRTFHLPDGTHQERRDREMRARQDLEHLDWLYGHEAVATTTAPEPGREPSAGRLTARP; the protein is encoded by the coding sequence ATGGCCCCGTCGAAGGCACAGGTAGCCATCGTGGGAGGTGGCGTGGCCGGTCTGGTCACCGCCACGCTTCTGCACGGCCATGGCATGGACGTCCGGCTTTTCGAGCGGACACCGGTGTGGGGAGCCGTGGGCGCCGGCATCCAGCTCTCCCCCAACGGAGTACGCGTCCTGCACCGGCTCGGGCTCGCCGACGCCCTCGCCCGGACCGCGGTACGAGCCGGTGCCGTCGAGACCCGGCGGTGGGACGACGGAAGCCCGATCTCCCGGGTGCCGCACGGCACCCTGTGCGACGAACGGTTCGGCGCCCCGTACTACCTGATCCACCGCGCGGATCTGCAGCGCTGCCTGGTGTCCGCCGTGCCCGAGGGCATCGTCGAACTCGGCAGGGGCTGCACCCGCCTGGTTCAACGGCCCGACACGGTCGAACTCCACCTCACGGACGGCTCCGTGACCACCGCCGACCTGGTGATCGGGGCCGACGGCGTGCACTCCGTCGTCCGCCGGGCGGTCGTGGACGACGCGCCGCGGCACTCGGGCTACTCGGTGCACCGAGGCCTCGTCCCGGCCGAGGTGGTGCCCTCCTTCGCCCATGATCCGCGAGTGATGTTCTGGCTCGGCCCCGGGCGGCACGTCACGTACTACCCCGTCGCGGGCGGCGACACCGTCCACTTCAGCGCCGTCGGCGCCGACCCGGACACCCCTTCCGGTTCCTCCTCGGCCCCTGGCGCCGTCGAGGACCTCGACGCGGCGTTCGCCGGCTGGCACGAGGAGGTCCGACGGGTGGTGACCGCCGCCACGTCGGTCACCCGGTGGAACCTGTTCGACCGTGACATGGCCGACCGGTACGCCACCGGTCGGGTGGTACTGCTCGGCGATGCCGCACACCCCACCCTCCCCTACCTCTCGCAAGGGGCGAACCAGGCGCTGGAGGACGCCGAGGTGCTCGCGCGCTGCCTGAAGGAGGCCCGTCCCGGCGACCTGACCGGGGCCGTCCGCCGCTACGAGAGGCTGCGCATGCCCCGTACCGCCGATGTCCACCGGCGCGCCCGCGCCCTCGGGCGGACGTTCCACCTCCCCGACGGCACGCACCAGGAGCGGCGCGACCGTGAGATGCGCGCGCGACAGGACCTGGAGCACCTCGACTGGCTGTACGGCCACGAAGCCGTCGCGACGACCACGGCCCCGGAACCCGGACGGGAGCCCTCGGCCGGACGCCTCACCGCTCGCCCCTGA